A single genomic interval of Littorina saxatilis isolate snail1 linkage group LG17, US_GU_Lsax_2.0, whole genome shotgun sequence harbors:
- the LOC138953730 gene encoding serine/threonine-protein phosphatase 6 regulatory ankyrin repeat subunit B-like — protein MSIDTAEAPICIHGNAGDQTVAQTPEGSLMTDANLQDRAISLIEQNGLLLITGNDATKRLQIGDFFIHHYSSQGNIPTTITELTQWHVVPQGGKNHVILFHDVFEDVAPQDASCCEWFDTLSDLTKHIVDLKCIVAITVSSTVLQELKSEGKGRVFDAMKILDTEKTDTDIDTTDSGTLNLNQHSLDTTMTTGELGRSPFSLQPFHLACKEQRVESVSRLIANGADVNAKDSAGLSPLHYASQQGRVEIVEVLLEASADEHVTDEDGHTVLHVASVYNHVNVARVFIDFVSRPTPKTGGSQRGARRKLLDKPDQSGLTALHLAVKHGHAETAEFLINSGADVGKRDRDQNTPLHLACHFGFSSLVHSLLFQKLESEDWFIKQDDPLLRFQRRDIHCSAQNNVENTPLNIACKENKLLVCWRLLQHSSLNYNVTNQGGMSSIQQACENNNVAIVQSLLKYGSMADDWNQTRSATTPLHVACSHGKSNIAQILLEHGMDANAVDRKGRTPLHVASEKGTCELVRLLTEHGAHVDVQDTRGDSALHLAAENRNTDGVDALLEAGALVDSERDDGQTPLHCAAVRGNAVIVLKLLTHGADVNHEDAQQQTPLFLASQKGFTDVVKVLVDNRADVHVKTGEYVALHTACEFGHEDVVDVLLQSGADANAEGNTSCTPLHVACTKGHHRIVQMLTDHGGDIHRVTGDGNTALHLAADFGHAKTVLTLITHGADVNHKNAQQQTPLFLASLKGSTDVVKVLVDNRADVHIKTGEYVALHTACAFGHEGVVDVLLQNGADANAEGNTSCTPLIFACKKGHHRIVQMLADHEGDIHRVTGYGNTALHFAANNGHAETVKTLCQLGADTEQTDPKGNTALHMASLKGDKQVLLALLQNGANIEASNKEKKTALHLVSALGHSEAAGVLLDARASSYTAGDRRWAAIHFACLAGHSNIVDTFASHGADLDLLTSQGGSPLQIASAHGHVMLVKKLVRLQVDVNNKDTIGNTALHEACCKGHENVVKALLGGRLMLDVPNGEGRTALHMASLLGHQNIVHLLLSKDAAVDPRDNRGWTPLHYACHTGSQVAFVALIQHGANPRAITEATSALHIASQHGHFQIAQRLIQLGVDVHRRDSQGLSALYVAFYGGHKNIVSLLVDRGLKINLIKAIEAGVFYRGCFKLGMHGMWELLERHDMQLFDAYTILFNLIALSLFVFSIFSHLFL, from the exons ATGTCTATTGATACGGCTGAGGCACCAATCTGCATTCACGGAAACGCTGGAG ACCAAACAGTCGCACAGACTCCTGAAGGATCACTGATGACGGACGCCAATCTACAAGACCGTGCCATCAGTCTGATAGAACAAAATGGCCTCTTGCTCATCACTGGAAATGACGCCACCAAGAGATTGCAGATTGGTGACTTTTTCATACACCATTACAGCAGCCAGGGTAACATCCCGACCACCATCACAGAACTCACACAGTGGCATGTTGTTCCACAAGGGGGCAAAAATCATGTCATTCTTTTTCACGACGTCTTTGAAGATGTTGCTCCTCAAGATGCTTCTTGTTGCGAATGGTTTGATACTCTGTCTGATCTTACGAAACACATCGTAGACCTGAAATGCATTGTGGCCATCACTGTTTCTTCAACAGTTTTACAAGAATTAAAGTCTGAAGGGAAGGGGCGGGTCTTTGATGCTATGAAAATACTTGATACAGAAAAAACTGACACTGACATTGACACTACCGACTCTGGGACACTGAACTTAAACCAGCATTCCCTCGACACCACAATGACTACAGGTGAGTTAGGTAGATCCCCCTTCAGTCTCCAACCTTTTCATTTAGCGTGCAAAGAGCAGCGCGTGGAAAGCGTCAGCCGCCTGATCGCAAACGGTGCTGACGTAAACGCAAAAGACAGCGCGGGGTTGTCCCCCCTGCATTATGCGTCGCAGCAGGGTCGTGTAGAAATCGTGGAGGTTCTGCTGGAAGCCTCAGCTGATGAACACGTCACTGATGAAGACGGTCACACGGTTCTCCATGTCGCAAGCGTGTACAACCACGTCAACGTTGCCCGAGTCTTCATCGATTTTGTGTCACGACCAACTCCAAAAACAGGCGGTTCTCAACGCGGTGCGAGACGTAAACTTTTGGACAAGCCAGATCAGTCGGGGCTCACGGCTTTACATCTGGCCGTGAAACACGGACATGCGGAAACCGCTGAGTTCTTGATTAACTCGGGGGCTGACGTTGGTAAGCGCGACAGAGATCAGAACACACCTCTCCACCTGGCATGCCATTTCGGGTTTTCTTCCCTAGTTCACTCACTGCTCTTTCAAAAACTGGAGTCCGAAGACTGGTTTATAAAGCAAGACGACCCCCTTCTGCGGTTCCAGAGACGGGACATTCACTGCAGTGCACAGAACAATGTTGAAAACACACCGCTCAACATCGCCTGCAAAGAGAACAAGCTGCTTGTTTGCTGGAGACTTCTGCAGCACTCGTCGCTCAATTACAACGTTACAAACCAAGGTGGTATGTCTTCGATCCAACAAGCCTGCGAGAATAACAACGTTGCTATCGTACAGTCGTTACTGAAATACGGGAGCATGGCTGATGATTGGAACCAAACCAGGTCCGCGACTACTCCATTGCATGTCGCGTGTTCTCACGGTAAATCCAATATCGCGCAGATTTTGCTGGAGCATGGAATGGATGCGAACGCGGTTGATCGTAAAGGCAGGACTCCCCTCCATGTCGCTTCAGAGAAAGGTACTTGCGAGCTGGTTAGACTCCTGACCGAGCACGGCGCACACGTGGATGTTCAAGACACTCGTGGGGATTCAGCACTGCACCTTGCTGCTGAGAATAGAAACACTGACGGTGTAGATGCCTTGCTGGAGGCTGGTGCCTTGGTCGATTCAGAGAGAGACGATGGACAGACACCTCTACACTGCGCCGCGGTCCGTGGTAATGCCGTAATTGTCCTGAAGCTCCTTACACACGGAGCCGATGTTAATCACGAGGATGCACAACAACAAACTCCCTTGTTCCTTGCCTCACAAAAAGGATTCACTGATGTGGTAAAGGTCCTGGTTGACAACAGAGCAGACGTGCACGTTAAAACCGGAGAATATGTAGCCCTTCATACAGCGTGTGAATTCGGTCATGAAGATGTGGTGGATGTTCTGCTGCAGAGTGGGGCTGATGCAAACGCGGAGGGCAACACATCATGTACACCGCTCCATGTTGCTTGTACAAAGGGGCATCATAGGATTGTCCAGATGCTAACTGACCATGGTGGGGATATTCATCGTGTAACAGGGGATGGTAACACAGCGCTGCACTTAGCCGCTGACTTTGGTCACGCCAAAACTGTCCTGACGCTCATTACACACGGAGCCGATGTTAATCACAAGAATGCACAACAACAAACTCCCTTGTTCCTTGCCTCACTAAAGGGATCCACTGATGTGGTAAAGGTCCTGGTTGACAACAGAGCAGACGTTCACATAAAAACCGGAGAATATGTAGCCCTTCACACAGCGTGTGCATTCGGTCATGAAGGTGTGGTGGATGTTCTGCTGCAGAATGGGGCTGATGCAAACGCGGAGGGAAACACATCATGTACACCGCTAATTTTTGCTTGTAAAAAGGGGCATCATAGGATTGTACAAATGCTCGCTGACCATGAGGGGGATATCCATCGTGTAACAGGGTATGGTAACACAGCGCTGCACTTTGCTGCTAACAATGGTCATGCCGAAACTGTCAAGACGCTCTGTCAGCTGGGAGCAGACACTGAACAAACAGATCCCAAGGGCAACACGGCTTTACACATGGCCAGCCTGAAAGGGGACAAGCAAGTGCTGCTGGCTTTGTTGCAGAACGGAGCAAATATTGAAGCTtccaacaaagaaaagaaaactgcCTTGCATCTGGTGAGCGCCCTAGGGCACAGCGAAGCAGCCGGAGTACTGTTAGACGCGCGTGCTTCTTCATATACTGCAGGGGACAGACGATGGGCAGCGATTCATTTTGCTTGTCTTGCAGGACACAGTAATATAGTGGACACTTTCGCCTCGCACGGAGCTGATCTGGACCTGCTCACCTCACAAGGAGGTTCACCTTTACAAATCGCCAGTGCCCACGGTCACGTAATGCTTGTAAAGAAGCTGGTCAGGTTGCAAGTAGATGTTAACAACAAAGACACCATCGGCAACACCGCTCTGCATGAAGCATGTTGCAAGGGACATGAGAACGTTGTGAAGGCACTGCTGGGTGGCAGGCTGATGCTGGATGTACCAAACGGAGAGGGCAGAACAGCGTTACACATGGCTAGTCTGTTGGGGCATCAAAACATCGTGCATCTTTTGCTGAGCAAGGACGCTGCTGTTGACCCACGAGACAACCGAGGCTGGACACCACTGCACTATGCTTGCCACACAGGATCACAGGTTGCTTTTGTCGCTCTGATACAACATGGAGCAAATCCTCGTGCAATAACAGAAGCTACTTCTGCACTGCACATTGCAAGTCAGCACGGCCATTTTCAAATAGCCCAAAGGTTGATCCAACTCGGCGTGGACGTACACAGACGCGACAGTCAGGGATTGTCGGCCTTATACGTGGCTTTCTATGGTGGACACAAGAACATTGTCTCACTTTTAGTGGACAGAGGCTTAAAGATTAACTTAATAAAGGCAATCGAAGCCGGGGTGTTTTACAGAGGATGCTTCAAACTGGGCATGCATGGTATGTGGGAGCTCCTGGAAAGGCACGACATGCAATTATTTGATGCCTAcactattttatttaacttgatTGCCTTGTCCCTTTTTGTGTTTTCTATTTTCTCGCAtctgtttttgtga